ATTTTAGTATCTATGTGAAAGGTATCAATAATTGTTATAGCTAGCTTGACGTATCTTAAGTTCTTATACAATATATtggattttgacaaattttttggtTTTCTTCATATACAACTTAAATGTTTATAGCTATTATTCTGTATTTTGGGTAGTTATGATGTACAACTTAAAAGTGGTCATTCTGAGTTGTCATCCATTCGATACATATTTTCTATTGTTCTATTAGCTATTCACATTGACCACGGCTAGAGAAATTAATCTGATACTTATGCAAAAATACCCCACTAATTATGGGCTTTTGGTACCAATAAAGTTACACAATTGATCTAATTAATAACTTTTTTTCAACTAACTTTCTttttatattgaagaaagcaaaaaaAATGAATAATAGAATAGCAAGGATCATGAAACTAGAAACTACAGCAGCTGAAACATGAACAACTGATAAGTAGTTGCAACAACACTTTGCATCAGCACTAACAAAGTAGCTGAAGAAATAAAAAAGATATAACAACAAACTACATCATATACTACAGTTCAAAATTACAACACTGCTGATAATACATTGGCTGAAACTAACAACAAAACTGAAAAGCTTTTCCTTTCCATAGGAACAACAGCTTCATGTTTGACAGAATCCAATTATTGGTGAATGATTAATGTGAGTCTTCATTAATCTCGATACTTTgtaattcttttggcttgaataAATGTTTACCCCTCTTTTAGTTAAAAAAAATAGTAACAATTATGATATCTACATGTAGGGTAAATGTACAAAACTATGTCATGTTTTAGGCCATCTTATGAGTACAAATGAATTTAAGTATATTTCTAACTAAAAATTGATTTTAGTCAAATGTATGGTCTATATAGAtgcattatagctaagttatatatgtatattttataccactttgatTCCAGTTACCCAAAAAATGTTTGTTTTTATTTACAATTTGTGTTTCAACAACTTCTACTCTTGTAAATAGTCttcttttttttaatgtaaaaatacCCCTTTTGTAGATCTATACTTGTGCatcttccaaaatatatatcttttaatattttaattagttttacattttatattttatttttattgaaagtaggtcatcaacactaaaatataaggttaatTATCATGTcaaagaaaaatactaaaaattattaaataatctaCATCGTCAATGGGCCCTTGGTATACTTGTGAAGTTGAATGGatccaaatgagcccaccagggatcaagtcttgttgagtgaaAGGCttcgacatcataagggatgaggtcgggaTCGGGCCTCAGATGAATTTTGCAAATGGATACCCCTTCGTCCATGGCTTTTAGCTGAATAGGTTTCAGCCTATAGGCTTGTGCCCCCATATTAGGTGACAAAAACTAATTTGCCATGCTTGTAGGTTTGGACCTCCATAAAATGAAGTAaaaaatctatgtcaagatgatatatatatatatataagacataAGCGGTGTCAAAtgaaaagagttatattttagtacacaaattttttaatttatttaaaaatatatatttaaaaaaatattgaaaaatatattcatgtactaaagtttcaagttatcaatacattattttttaatattttttaaagagataaaatttactatataaagtgtgggccacatgtaacttcaatttcaacatttaataattaaatttaagtgTTTACTTTATAGAAAAACTATATTCataaaattttctaattttttaaataaattacaaacataaaatacactaaaaaatatacattttattactttacatcatttcaaaattaaaacatatatgtcactttctattgattcaatttaaaaaattgaatcaatgTTATAAAAATGTGATACAACTCTGTATTTTTACCTGTAACAAAaactacatataattataatagctATACAACTATtattgttaattaattaaatataataataattatgataacTAATATTGATCATGTATAATTATGTGCatgtaataattaatttatattatagcAATAATAATAGACCTATAATAAAATTATttcttataatattaattattaataatattattattatgaaaaaatattatattattaatagacATATAATAAGTAGTTTTTACAAATAGACAACTATTGATCAATATACAAATTGGTTGTATGTTGAAATGACGAAAACAACCCGAGTTTATGGTTATATACAAATAGACAACTATTGACCCACTAAATTTTATAATATGATTTTTATCAATAAAATCCAATAAACTATTATTGAAACAGTCCCTTCCCTACTAATAGATCATCTTCATGTCATCACTCACAGTCACGGTCTTCTGAGTTAGGACGTTGGTTTCTATATATTGAGCATTGGCATTTTGGTTTCAGACGCATTCATTCAACACCATAGAAAAGAAGTTGGCCTCAAAATGTCTGAAGAAATAACAGTGGCCCCTTTGCACGCAGTGGTGGTGCCATTTCCTGCACAGGGCCATGTCAATCCGCTCAACAACTTTGCAGAGCTGCTGGCCATGCGTGGAGTCTTTATAACCTTTGTTACCACTGAATGGATACACCAACGCCTTCTTCTAGCGGCTGGTGACCACAAGCCCAAAGACAGGGGCTCAAATTTTCGCTTTCTCTCTATTCCAGACGGCTTACCACCTGAACATGGTCGAACTGCCCAGCTTGATGAGTACCTTTTTGCATTGCAATCTTTGGGCCCTGCTTTGACAAGTCTGTTAACTGCAGCAGATAAGTCTGTTCCGCCCATCACCTGTATTGTTGCTGATAGTTTTTTGTCCTGCACGGCAGAGTTAGCTAAGAATCTTGGGGTGCCCAGAGTTGTCTTCTGGACTTCTTGTACTACGCTAGCCATTATGCAGGCAAACACTGACTTACTTATTTCTGAGGGTCATATTCCTGTCGAAGGTATTCTCCTACACATTTTGCTTTTGTTCCTAGAACAAGATGTGCTTAGATGATTAGAAATAATTTTGAGTTTGAATATGCAATTTTGAGCTTTTTGCAACTCTATATAAAGCTGATCCAGAGATTGTTAATGAGTTTGGATGCCCCATGCTTGTAGAATCCATTGTTGTTTAATGTTCCATGTTGCTCTGTTTTCTTGGAACATAACAAGACACCATGAATGCAAAGTTTGAACTTAAGTTCACAGAGTCTGTCCAAGGCTTTCTCATAACTCCACAAAGTTTTGGTAGGATTGAAACAAAAGATGTCCAACAACTTTAATAAATAAGAGAGGGGGATGAAGGAAAGAGTAAGGTTGTTCAAGCGATTGAATTTAATTCGTTGAATATGGGTTTTCATTATGGAGAtctcaattcattatgtgagattTGATTCTTGATCTTTCAATATTGATTTCTAATATGAAGGTGGTTTCTAAATAGAAGTGGATTTCTAAGTAGTGATTCTTCATCTTCTCTAAATAATTTCTAATGTGTTAACTTGTGAAGTATTTTATTAATCTAATATCTAAACTCATATGAAAGAAATATTTAGTcaaatattcaattaaaaaaaaatacaataaaattgcatCCTGGATCCTCCACAGAGATCCACCTAACATGCTGGGAGATCATGAGaatattttgaatatatatatagatagattgcTAGAAATATATCGCTCCTCCTCTGATGAGCTAGAATGCTGGCCATATGTGAAATTATGGCCGTGCATATGGGCTTTTAGACAGCTGCGACCCTTAGAAAGGGGTACTTGTCTGAAATGCAGAATAAAGTGGAATAGCTGGATAGATAAGAAAGTGTGCAAGTTTCATGCTCTGTCATCCCTCACCATAGCCAATCAAATCAATTAGATCTCCATTAAAATCTTGTATTAAATTGTGGGTCTAGATGAATCCAAGTGGAAGGACTGTTCTACAGATCTCAAGTATTCCATTAATGGATCAGCAAAGTGAGCATTCAATTATAGTAGGAAAGAACAGATCAATGGCTGCAAAGAGCAGGATTTTGTGAAGGAATATGATTCCATGGATCCCTCTGGTCAGTCTGGGTGTATATTAGGCAGAGCTCTGTCATTGAGGGAGTCCCTGAAAGATAAGAGATTAATGAAGAAAACCCATGGTGGAGATTCAGTTGTGAAGGACAGTAGTAATATCTCACTGCAGGGGGCTGTGAAGAGAGTTTTTTCAACCAGGAAGACTGCCCCCAGATTAAGATAAACTATACCCACATGCTGATTTTTTATTTGCTGATGTGGGTTTTAAGAGATCCGAGTCCCTCAGATCCAATACTATTGGTTCTCTTCACCCTTTTGATTTTTATTCATATGGGTCCATTTTAAAGAAGAAAAGTGTGCTCAAGACATGCAAACACCTCTTGGGAATGCAGAGAAATTAGGCCTGTCATTGGCTGATAGTtatgtttttttttctaaattttcataatGATGTTTTCGTGGGTTCTTTTCATAATATGTTGGTTAAGTTTATTGTGATCATCAAAATTCGAACGTATTTATGATTTTGAGTCTCAACTTTGTTAAATGAGGATGAGGTTTTCTGTTTGTAACATCACCGATTCATAGTTCTGGATTAAAACCATTTTACGTGTTAGATTtttatgttagatttttatttctgTTATGAGTAGTGGAGTTAAGTTCAGACTTTCCCTTCAAAGTTCAAGTTGGCTTGTTATGTTCTATGTCGCTCTgttatctccttttgattcttaTTTTGCTTAGTTTCAATCTCTCTGTGATATACTGCTTTGAgctttttaattttgttttgtttcCTATTTTTTTAACAAATACAATTCTAATATGATGAGGCTTGTTATTGCAGAGGAGGACCTGAAATCTAAAGACAAACTCATCACATGTCTTCCGGGAAAAATTCCACCTATAAGGCCAACCGACATTATGTCCTTCTACCGAGAAAAACATCTCTCTGATAACCTTTACAACATCTTTCTCCATGAGTCTCGCATCAACAAAATGGCAGACTACGTGCTGGTTAACACTTTCGAGGAGTTGGAAGGAGGTAAAGAAGCACAAATGGGTCTCAGCTTTAATGGCTGCCCTGCTCTGGCAATTGGCCCTGTGTCTCTTCCAAATTTCTTGGAAGGT
This genomic stretch from Cryptomeria japonica chromosome 8, Sugi_1.0, whole genome shotgun sequence harbors:
- the LOC131078056 gene encoding UDP-glycosyltransferase 85A1, which codes for MSEEITVAPLHAVVVPFPAQGHVNPLNNFAELLAMRGVFITFVTTEWIHQRLLLAAGDHKPKDRGSNFRFLSIPDGLPPEHGRTAQLDEYLFALQSLGPALTSLLTAADKSVPPITCIVADSFLSCTAELAKNLGVPRVVFWTSCTTLAIMQANTDLLISEGHIPVEEEDLKSKDKLITCLPGKIPPIRPTDIMSFYREKHLSDNLYNIFLHESRINKMADYVLVNTFEELEGGKEAQMGLSFNGCPALAIGPVSLPNFLEGRNSMYSMWEADKTCLQWLDTQPQASVLYVSFGSIAVKSEKQLHELALGLEACGYPFLWVLRSDIAEGKPMELPEGFKDRTKDRALIVSWTEQLKVLSHPSLGGFLTHNGWNSTLEAISMGVLMIGWPYFHDQFLDCRLAKDIWKIGLDFEGVDADEFKLVTKEVVESKIISLMGSSIGKKLRENAMRLKEAAKKAVMEGGTSYTNLNTFVKDMKNMNLYEDN